The following nucleotide sequence is from uncultured Draconibacterium sp..
AATGGCATCCCAACGAGCGTCATAATTCGGAAGCCGGATTTAAAGCTGTATACAACGAAATTAGCCCCGGAGAAATAATTCCACGACAAGATACTTCGGTAATTGTAGGACGTAAATTAAATATGGAAAAAACGCTGGACTGGTCAATATACATTAGCGATGAGTTCCAGATTTTGCCAAACTTTTCTATTGTTGCCGGTTTACGTTACAACCACTTCAGTAATATTGGAACGCCGGTTGTATACCTGTACGATCAGGATCAGCCCAAATCGCCCGGAACGGTTGTCGATTCGCTACAGTTTGGAAAAAATGAGGCTTCGGTAACATACGGAGGACTGGAGCCGCGCCTGGCATTAAATTATGATTTTGATATGAACACTACGCTGAAATTCAGTTATCAGCGAACACGACAAAATATTTTTCAGCTGAGTAACAATGCTGTAATTTCGCCTGCCGAAACCTGGAAGGCCGCCGATTACCATTTAAAACCACTGATTTCTGACCAGGTGGCAGTGGGAGTTGAAAACAACTCTTTGTTTTCTAATATCGATCTTTCGGCCGAGGTTTATTATAAAAACCTGCAAAATTTAATCGAGTATAAAAACGGTGCTCAGTTGATAATGAATGATCATGTGGAAACAGCTTTAGTTCCAACCAAAGGTTATTCATACGGAATTGAGCTGAGTGCCCGCAAAAATACTGGCCGTTTAACCGGTTATGCCAGCTATGTATATTCGCGAACAATGCGAAAGAATACCAGTGATTTTGACGAAGAGAATTTGTGGACCGGAGATTATTATCCATCAATTTACGATAAGCCACATGATTTTTCGTTAACCACAACATACAATATCAGTCGGCGCTGGCGTTTTTCCAGTAACTTTGTTGTGGTGTCCGGAAGGCCGACAACATTGCCCGAGATAAAATACGAGTTTGCCGGCGAAGACCTGGTTTACTATTCTGATAGAAACAAATACCGGATGCCGGCATATCATCGTTTAGATTTATCGATAACATTTGATCAGAATTTAAGAAAAAAACGCATGTGGAAAGGCAGCTGGACCCTTTCTGTGTATAATGTTTACGGACGAAACAATCCGTATTCAGTTTATTACAAAAAATCGGTACCCGGCGAAAGCAACAACTACACCCGTTACTCATTGTTTAAACTTTCAGTAATCGGAATTCCGGTTCCTTCGTTAACGTATAATTTTAGGTTTTAATGAAGCGTACCATAACATATAGTCTTCTATTCTTCATGCTGTTAACGGGGTGTGAGGATGTGTACCGACCTGATATTGATGAGGTGGACAATGTTTTAGTGGCAGATGCGCGTATTTCAGCCGACGAGGATTTTAATTTTGTCCATCTATACGAGTCGGTGGCATATTACGATAATGCAAGTACGGGGCCCGCAGTTACCAATGCTGATGTTCGATTGATTGACAGTAACGGAGATGAGCATGTTTTGCCTCATTATTCAGAAGGACAGTATGGATTGAACCTGGCACTTGATCCGGATTTGCAATACAAATTAAGAATTGATTACCAGGGCGAAGTTTACGAATCGACGTTTGAGAAAGTTCCTCAAAAACCTTCTATCGATAGTGTTTATGGATTTGAGGAAATTGAAATCAGGCAGGAAAGTGGTGATAATGATGTGGACAACCAGGATAAAATTGAAGGCGTAAGGTTGTATGCTGACATTACTCCGAACGATGAAATGCCATACTCAAGGTTTACAGCCAGTTTTGTTGTGCAATACAATTATAATGTTGAAGTGCCCGGACCTTTCGGAAGTACAATGGTTCTGACAGTTTACGGTTGGAAAACAACTTATCCGCAGGGTTCATTTAATATTGCTTCTCCACCCGAGTATTCTGCATCACCCGAAATTAAAAAGCATCCATTGTATTTCTTTAAAAACAGTGTGAAATACGATTTTGAGCAGTTTTTTTCCGGTTGGATTGTAATACTGCATCAGCACGCTTTGCCGGAAAATGCATATAGTTACTACGAGGATTTAAATAAACAGCTTAATTCGGAAGGAAAAATATTCGATCCGTTATATGTGCAGGCTCGAAGTAATATTGAATGCACAAGTAATGCGAACCAGAAGATTTTAGGGAATTTTGAAATTTCGGTGAGTTCTGAAACACGTTATTTTTTGCGCTATATGTCGGAAAGCGCCGGTTTTGTTTTACGTGAGATTGATGAACGTATTGATATTCCGTTTTCCGGCGAACTAGTTGGCCAAATCCCTGATTTCTGGCAATACCCATAATAAAAGAACGAATGAGCGGAACATTAAAAATATTATTTCACGTTGTGTGTGTTTTAGCAGGTGTTAAAACAATAGTACAAAATGCTGTTAACGTACAATTTTAGGTTTTAATGAAGCGTATTATAACATATAGTTTTCTGTTATTCATACTGTTGTCGGGGTGCGAGGATGTGTACCGGCCTGATATTGAAGAGGTGGATAATGTTTTAGTGATAGATGCACGGATATCTGCCGACGAGGATTTTAATTTTGTTCATCTTTACGAGTCGGTGGCGTATTACGATAATGCAAGTACGGGCCCCGCAGTTACCAATGCCGATGTTCGACTGATTGACAGTAACGGAGATGAGTATGTTTTGCCTCACTATTCTGAAGGGCAATATGGATTGAACCAGACACTTGATCGGGATTTGCAATACAAATTGAAAATTGATTACCGTGGCGATGTTTATGAATCATCATTTGAGAAAGTTCCGGAAAAGCTGTCCATCGACAGTGTTTATGGATTTGAAGAGATTGAGATCAGGCATGAAAGCGGTGATAATGATATTGATAATATCGATCGAACAGAAGGTGTTCGCTTGTATGCAGATATAAGTAAAAATGATGAAATTCCTTATTGCCGGTTTACAGCTCGGTTTGTTACGCAATACAATTATACTATTGGTGGCGGTAGCGCAGCTCCAAAAATCGTTTATGGATGGAAAACATTATATCCGCAGGGAACATTCAATATAACGACACTACCGGAGTATTCGGCAACAGAACAAATAAGAAAGCACCCTTTATACTTTTTAAAAAACAGAGTGAAATACGTTGAAGATTATTTTTTTACGGGATGGATTGTAATCCTGCATCAGCACGCCTTGCCGGAAAATGCTTATAGTTATTACCAGGATTTAAACAAACAGCTTAATTCGGAAGGAAAAATATTTGATCCGTTGTATGTGCAGGCCCGAAGCAATATTGAATGTACAAGTAATGCAAGCCAGAAGATTTTAGGAAATTTTGAAATTTCGGTGAGTACCGAAACGCGTTATTTTTTGCGCTACATGTCGGAAAGTGACGGTTTTATTTTACGTGAGATTGATGAACGTATTGATATTCCGTTTTCCGGCGAACTAATTGACGTAGTACCTGATTTCTG
It contains:
- a CDS encoding DUF4249 domain-containing protein → MKRIITYSFLLFILLSGCEDVYRPDIEEVDNVLVIDARISADEDFNFVHLYESVAYYDNASTGPAVTNADVRLIDSNGDEYVLPHYSEGQYGLNQTLDRDLQYKLKIDYRGDVYESSFEKVPEKLSIDSVYGFEEIEIRHESGDNDIDNIDRTEGVRLYADISKNDEIPYCRFTARFVTQYNYTIGGGSAAPKIVYGWKTLYPQGTFNITTLPEYSATEQIRKHPLYFLKNRVKYVEDYFFTGWIVILHQHALPENAYSYYQDLNKQLNSEGKIFDPLYVQARSNIECTSNASQKILGNFEISVSTETRYFLRYMSESDGFILREIDERIDIPFSGELIDVVPDFWQYP
- a CDS encoding DUF4249 domain-containing protein, translated to MKRTITYSLLFFMLLTGCEDVYRPDIDEVDNVLVADARISADEDFNFVHLYESVAYYDNASTGPAVTNADVRLIDSNGDEHVLPHYSEGQYGLNLALDPDLQYKLRIDYQGEVYESTFEKVPQKPSIDSVYGFEEIEIRQESGDNDVDNQDKIEGVRLYADITPNDEMPYSRFTASFVVQYNYNVEVPGPFGSTMVLTVYGWKTTYPQGSFNIASPPEYSASPEIKKHPLYFFKNSVKYDFEQFFSGWIVILHQHALPENAYSYYEDLNKQLNSEGKIFDPLYVQARSNIECTSNANQKILGNFEISVSSETRYFLRYMSESAGFVLREIDERIDIPFSGELVGQIPDFWQYP